A genomic region of Nostoc sp. UHCC 0702 contains the following coding sequences:
- a CDS encoding prolyl oligopeptidase family serine peptidase, with the protein MKPEVASYGSWRSPITTDLITARTIGLGQIALDGEDIYWSELRPSESGRTVVVRQTANHQIQDVTPTPFNVRTRVHEYGGGSFLVVDGTVYFSNFTDQRLYRQDRSSEPQAITSEVAMRYADYIFDRQRQRIICVCEDHTVAEREAINTVVSIGLDKDSQLQQLVSGNDFYASPRLSPDGSRLAWLTWNHPNMPWDGTQLWVGELKADGSLGDTQQVAGGLDESIFQPEWSADGKLYFISDRTGWWNIYRWQNGDIESLTQMKAEFGRPQWILGTSTYGFESANRIICTYTQQGSWYLASLDTTTKQLKPLTTPYTEITSVHAAPGRVVFQGSSPTELKAIAQLNLANGKLEVLRRASDVTIDAGYLALPQAIEYPTADGKTAYALFYPPKNRDYTAPEGEKPPLIVKSHGGPTAATSSSLSFGIQYWTSRGIAVLDVNYGGSTGYGREYRQRLNGQWGIVDVDDCVFGARYLVEQGEVDGDRSCISGGSAGGYTTLCALTFRNTFKAGASYYGVSDLEALARDTHKFESRYLDGLIGAYPQQRQIYQERSPINFTDRLACPVIFFQGLEDRVVPPNQTEAMVTAMRAKGVPVAYVPFAGEQHGFRQAQNIKRSLEAELYFYSRIFNFELAEPIEPVVIENL; encoded by the coding sequence ATTAAACCAGAGGTAGCATCTTACGGGTCTTGGCGATCGCCCATCACCACAGACTTAATTACTGCACGTACCATAGGATTGGGGCAGATTGCTCTTGATGGCGAAGACATTTACTGGAGCGAGTTACGGCCGTCAGAGTCAGGCAGAACTGTAGTGGTGCGACAGACTGCAAATCATCAAATTCAGGATGTTACACCTACTCCCTTCAACGTGCGTACTCGTGTCCATGAATATGGTGGTGGCTCTTTTTTGGTAGTTGATGGCACTGTTTATTTTAGTAACTTTACTGACCAACGCCTCTATCGTCAGGATAGAAGTAGTGAACCGCAAGCTATCACATCTGAAGTAGCCATGCGCTATGCAGACTATATCTTTGACCGTCAACGCCAGCGAATTATTTGTGTATGCGAAGATCATACAGTTGCAGAGCGTGAAGCTATTAATACAGTGGTCAGCATCGGGCTAGATAAAGATAGTCAACTTCAGCAGCTAGTATCTGGAAACGACTTTTATGCCTCGCCCCGCCTCAGTCCTGATGGATCTCGCTTGGCTTGGCTAACTTGGAATCATCCCAATATGCCGTGGGATGGTACACAACTGTGGGTAGGGGAACTGAAAGCTGATGGTTCATTAGGAGATACTCAACAAGTTGCAGGTGGTTTAGATGAATCTATCTTTCAGCCAGAGTGGTCAGCGGATGGCAAACTGTATTTTATTTCTGACCGCACAGGTTGGTGGAATATATACCGCTGGCAAAATGGGGATATAGAATCGCTGACCCAAATGAAAGCAGAATTTGGTCGTCCGCAATGGATTTTAGGCACGTCTACTTATGGCTTCGAGTCCGCTAACCGGATAATTTGCACTTATACCCAACAAGGCAGTTGGTATTTAGCTAGTCTTGACACCACAACTAAACAACTAAAACCACTGACAACACCTTATACAGAAATTACTTCTGTCCACGCAGCCCCAGGAAGGGTAGTGTTTCAAGGAAGTTCTCCCACTGAGTTAAAAGCGATCGCACAACTAAACTTGGCTAATGGCAAGCTAGAAGTATTACGCCGCGCTAGCGATGTGACAATTGATGCTGGTTATCTTGCTCTACCCCAGGCAATCGAGTACCCCACAGCCGACGGCAAAACAGCCTATGCGCTATTTTATCCACCAAAAAACCGTGATTACACCGCCCCTGAGGGTGAAAAACCTCCTTTAATCGTCAAAAGCCACGGCGGCCCGACCGCAGCAACTTCTAGTAGCTTGAGTTTTGGCATTCAGTACTGGACTAGCCGAGGCATAGCAGTTCTGGATGTGAATTACGGCGGTAGTACAGGCTATGGACGGGAGTATCGCCAACGGTTAAATGGTCAGTGGGGAATTGTGGATGTAGATGATTGCGTTTTTGGTGCGCGTTACCTAGTGGAACAAGGTGAAGTAGATGGCGATCGCTCTTGCATATCTGGTGGGAGTGCGGGTGGTTATACAACACTTTGTGCTTTAACCTTCCGAAATACATTCAAAGCAGGGGCTAGCTACTACGGAGTTAGTGACCTAGAAGCCTTAGCACGGGATACACACAAATTTGAGTCACGGTACTTGGATGGGTTGATTGGTGCTTATCCACAACAGCGTCAAATTTATCAAGAGCGATCGCCAATCAACTTTACCGACCGTCTCGCCTGTCCAGTAATTTTCTTTCAAGGACTAGAAGATCGGGTAGTTCCACCCAACCAAACAGAAGCAATGGTGACAGCCATGAGGGCTAAAGGTGTGCCCGTGGCTTATGTTCCCTTTGCAGGTGAACAGCATGGCTTTCGCCAAGCCCAAAACATCAAACGCTCATTAGAAGCAGAACTTTACTTCTATTCACGTATTTTCAACTTTGAACTTGCTGAACCAATCGAACCAGTAGTAATTGAAAACCTGTAA
- a CDS encoding GntR family transcriptional regulator has protein sequence MNLNELAANVLQQQRSTPDLIADALREAILRGIFQEGQSLRQDEIATQFGVSRIPVREALKHLEAEGLVTLHLNRGAMVSVLTAAEAQEICEIRSALEVKAMQLAIPKINTSDLEKAAVVLEASDQTSDAGVLAKLNWEFHATLYTSAERPRLLTMIKNLHVNIDRYVRLQMAQMDYQERSQKEHYQLLDACRQQDTKTAVRLLKRHIDTAGEQLVTFLLQKAQKP, from the coding sequence ATGAACTTAAATGAACTAGCAGCCAATGTGCTGCAACAACAACGCAGTACCCCAGATTTAATTGCCGACGCTTTGCGAGAAGCAATTCTGCGGGGTATATTTCAGGAAGGGCAATCTTTAAGACAGGATGAAATTGCCACTCAGTTTGGAGTCAGTCGCATTCCCGTGCGTGAAGCCCTCAAACATTTAGAGGCGGAAGGATTGGTAACACTGCATCTGAATCGTGGGGCGATGGTGTCGGTGTTGACAGCAGCCGAGGCACAGGAAATTTGTGAGATTCGCAGTGCTTTGGAAGTAAAAGCGATGCAACTGGCAATACCCAAGATAAATACATCTGACTTAGAAAAAGCTGCTGTGGTTTTGGAAGCAAGCGACCAAACAAGCGATGCAGGAGTATTGGCAAAACTTAATTGGGAATTCCATGCCACACTCTACACAAGTGCAGAACGTCCGCGACTGCTGACAATGATTAAAAACCTGCACGTGAATATAGACCGCTATGTGCGGCTACAAATGGCGCAAATGGATTACCAAGAACGTTCTCAAAAGGAACACTATCAACTTCTAGATGCTTGTCGTCAGCAGGATACGAAAACGGCTGTGCGGCTACTGAAACGACACATTGACACCGCAGGGGAACAGCTAGTAACATTTTTGCTGCAAAAAGCGCAAAAGCCCTAA
- a CDS encoding 2-isopropylmalate synthase: MRSQADRIIIFDTTLRDGEQSPGATLNVEEKLAIAHQLALLGVDVIEAGFAIASPGDFQAVKSIAEQVGTADGPIICSLARAVRQDIQTAAEALKGAARRRIHTMISTSDIHLKYQLKKSRSEVLAIAEEMVAYAKSFVDDVEFSPMDASRTEVEFLYQVLERAIAAGATTINIPDTVGYCTPKEIGNLIQGIRENVANIDQVILSIHTQNDLGLATANALAAIENGVRQVECTINGIGERAGNAALEEIVMALQVRKTFFNPYFGRAVNSDAPLCNIKTQEIYKTSCLVSQLTGMLIQPNKAIVGANAFAHESGIHQDGIIKHRQTYEIMEASAIGLPENRIVLGKHSGRNAFRTRLKQLGFELSETDLNKAFNRFKEVADKKKEMSDWDLEAIVRDETQLYVESGFQLEHVQVICGDCTCPTATITVVTPEGKILTDASVGTGPVDAVYQAINRLVQIPNQLTEFSVQSVTGGIDALGTVTVRIGHGERIFSGQASDTDIVVAAAYAYINALNRLYRYLQTQSQTMVSI, translated from the coding sequence ATTAGATCACAAGCAGACCGAATTATTATCTTCGACACAACACTGCGGGATGGCGAACAGTCGCCCGGCGCAACCCTAAATGTAGAAGAGAAGCTAGCGATCGCTCATCAACTGGCTTTGTTAGGGGTTGATGTGATTGAAGCCGGATTTGCCATTGCTAGTCCTGGAGATTTTCAAGCTGTTAAAAGTATTGCTGAACAAGTTGGGACAGCGGATGGGCCGATTATTTGCAGTTTAGCTAGAGCTGTGCGCCAGGATATTCAAACAGCCGCCGAAGCTTTAAAAGGTGCTGCTCGTCGGAGAATTCATACAATGATTTCTACCTCTGATATTCATCTCAAATATCAGTTGAAAAAGTCTCGTAGCGAAGTGCTGGCGATCGCAGAAGAAATGGTTGCCTATGCCAAATCGTTTGTAGACGATGTAGAATTTTCACCGATGGATGCTAGTCGTACCGAAGTTGAGTTTCTCTATCAGGTGTTAGAGAGGGCGATCGCAGCAGGTGCAACCACAATCAATATTCCTGATACCGTTGGCTACTGCACACCCAAAGAAATCGGCAATCTAATCCAAGGAATTCGAGAAAACGTTGCCAATATCGACCAAGTGATTCTTTCGATTCACACCCAAAACGATTTGGGTTTAGCCACAGCTAACGCCTTGGCAGCAATTGAAAATGGTGTACGTCAAGTAGAGTGTACGATTAATGGCATTGGCGAACGAGCGGGTAATGCAGCATTAGAAGAAATTGTCATGGCGCTGCAAGTTCGCAAAACCTTTTTTAACCCTTACTTTGGTCGTGCAGTTAATTCTGATGCACCTTTGTGCAACATTAAAACTCAGGAGATTTACAAAACCTCTTGTTTGGTTTCCCAATTAACAGGAATGTTGATACAGCCGAATAAGGCAATTGTCGGGGCTAACGCTTTCGCCCATGAGTCTGGTATTCATCAAGATGGCATCATCAAGCACCGCCAAACCTACGAGATTATGGAAGCCTCTGCCATTGGTTTGCCAGAAAATCGCATTGTGTTGGGTAAACACTCTGGAAGAAACGCTTTCCGTACTAGACTGAAGCAATTGGGGTTTGAACTGAGTGAGACAGACTTGAACAAAGCCTTCAATCGCTTCAAAGAAGTTGCAGACAAGAAAAAAGAAATGTCAGATTGGGATTTAGAAGCGATCGTTCGAGATGAAACACAACTTTATGTAGAGAGTGGCTTTCAACTTGAACATGTGCAAGTAATCTGCGGTGATTGCACCTGTCCAACTGCAACAATCACAGTTGTCACCCCCGAAGGCAAAATTCTGACGGATGCGAGTGTAGGTACTGGCCCGGTAGATGCAGTGTATCAGGCAATCAATCGACTGGTGCAGATTCCCAATCAACTAACTGAGTTTTCCGTCCAATCTGTCACTGGAGGAATTGATGCACTAGGAACCGTCACAGTTCGTATCGGGCATGGAGAACGCATCTTCTCTGGTCAGGCATCCGATACTGATATTGTGGTAGCAGCAGCTTATGCTTATATCAATGCCTTGAATCGTCTTTACCGCTACTTGCAAACCCAAAGCCAGACAATGGTTTCTATATAG
- a CDS encoding DUF4351 domain-containing protein, translating into MIERIKGLSIEQLENLGEALLDFSAVIAALERGLGVGCNDCGNNN; encoded by the coding sequence ATAATCGAGCGAATTAAAGGATTATCGATTGAACAATTAGAAAATCTAGGAGAAGCATTACTAGATTTTTCTGCTGTGATAGCTGCCCTTGAAAGGGGGTTAGGGGTGGGGTGCAATGACTGTGGGAATAATAACTAA
- a CDS encoding PHP domain-containing protein, producing the protein MVVNLTQTSASTELLKQVFQRIDAQSCPKLFNFHMHTVHSDGRMQPTVLMEQAIAIGLKGLAITDHHGVEGYKAARAWLEDWQWNNPDGNTPYLWSGAEINANLLDNEVHILAYAFELEHPSIKPYLQKKPITGKEYQAINVIAAIHDAGGLAVLAHPARYRRSHFDLIPAAAESGIDGVETFYAYNNPSPWRPSAIESEQVQQLAAEYGLYNTCGTDTHGLNLLQRL; encoded by the coding sequence ATGGTAGTAAATTTGACTCAAACATCTGCTTCCACAGAACTGCTAAAGCAAGTATTCCAGAGGATTGACGCACAGAGTTGTCCGAAATTATTTAATTTTCATATGCATACTGTCCACTCAGATGGAAGGATGCAACCAACTGTGTTGATGGAACAGGCGATCGCGATCGGTCTCAAAGGTTTAGCGATCACCGACCATCACGGTGTTGAGGGGTATAAAGCAGCACGAGCGTGGTTAGAAGATTGGCAGTGGAACAATCCTGATGGCAATACTCCATACCTATGGAGTGGGGCAGAAATTAATGCTAATCTTTTGGATAATGAAGTTCACATATTGGCTTACGCATTCGAGCTAGAACACCCTAGTATCAAACCTTATTTGCAAAAAAAGCCAATTACAGGCAAAGAATATCAAGCAATTAACGTGATTGCAGCTATTCATGATGCTGGGGGATTAGCAGTACTTGCTCACCCAGCTCGTTATCGGCGATCGCATTTTGATTTAATTCCTGCTGCGGCTGAAAGCGGAATTGATGGCGTTGAAACTTTTTACGCTTACAACAACCCGTCACCGTGGCGACCAAGTGCTATAGAATCAGAACAAGTGCAACAGTTGGCTGCTGAGTATGGTCTTTACAATACTTGTGGTACTGATACCCACGGCTTAAACTTGCTACAACGATTGTAA
- the lepB gene encoding signal peptidase I, whose product MTPQESDVKQASASSKVWRSWQENLILVAIALCLALFIRTFIAEPRYIPSDSMVPTLHTGDRLVVEKISYRFHPPITGDIIVFQPPAELQRRGYPKDQAFIKRVIGVPGEIISGANGKVYLNGEPLSENYIAEPANQPFPPLRVPEDNFFVMGDNRNDSNDSRYWGFLPRQNIIGRAAFRFWPLDRIGFI is encoded by the coding sequence ATGACTCCTCAGGAAAGTGATGTGAAACAAGCTTCTGCGTCATCAAAAGTATGGCGTAGTTGGCAAGAAAATCTGATTCTGGTGGCGATCGCCTTATGTTTGGCGCTGTTTATTCGGACTTTTATTGCTGAACCCCGCTATATACCATCAGATTCAATGGTACCGACATTACATACGGGCGATCGCTTAGTGGTGGAAAAAATTTCTTACCGTTTTCACCCTCCCATAACAGGAGATATTATCGTTTTTCAGCCTCCCGCAGAACTGCAACGTCGGGGATATCCAAAAGACCAAGCCTTTATCAAGCGGGTGATTGGTGTGCCTGGAGAGATAATTAGCGGTGCTAACGGCAAAGTTTACCTCAACGGTGAACCTTTGTCAGAAAATTACATAGCTGAACCAGCTAATCAGCCATTTCCACCACTGCGAGTCCCAGAAGACAACTTTTTTGTCATGGGCGATAACCGTAACGATAGTAACGACTCTCGCTACTGGGGCTTTTTACCTAGACAAAACATCATTGGTCGAGCAGCATTTCGCTTTTGGCCTCTCGACCGCATCGGGTTTATTTAA
- a CDS encoding ComEA family DNA-binding protein, translating to MNNWLPLNLKLQKLRAKLLNDPYYRLQSGEEIHIAAKLGVRIDANQATVDDWLRLPGLSIHQARSLVELSRSGVKFYCIDDIAAALSMPVQRLEPLNPLLIFSYYDHESLDKPTQLINPNTATVDQLAKIPFMDLPLAQAVVENRLSVGPYRNLVDFQRRLELSGDAIAQLMYYLRF from the coding sequence ATGAACAACTGGCTACCTTTGAATCTGAAGTTGCAAAAACTCCGTGCCAAGCTCCTCAATGACCCTTACTATCGATTACAGTCTGGGGAAGAAATTCACATAGCAGCAAAATTAGGTGTTCGGATTGATGCTAATCAAGCGACTGTGGATGATTGGTTACGTCTACCAGGTTTGTCAATTCATCAAGCGCGATCGCTTGTGGAACTTTCACGCTCAGGTGTGAAATTTTACTGCATTGATGATATTGCTGCGGCTTTGAGTATGCCAGTACAGCGACTCGAACCATTAAATCCACTGCTAATTTTTAGTTACTATGATCACGAATCTTTAGATAAACCTACGCAATTAATTAACCCGAACACAGCAACAGTTGACCAGTTAGCAAAAATTCCCTTTATGGATTTGCCTCTGGCGCAAGCAGTGGTAGAAAATCGATTATCAGTGGGGCCTTATCGTAACCTTGTGGATTTCCAGCGACGGTTAGAATTATCTGGTGATGCGATCGCTCAGTTGATGTATTATTTGCGCTTTTAA
- a CDS encoding NINE protein, giving the protein MLTKRKSRSVAAILAFSGTLTISGLHKFYLGQPLWGVLYVLLSWTPIPKVASAIEGVWYLAQDEEAFDRNFNLGKSAVKISQQASNQVGAIADALRELDALRQDGLISEYEFEQKRRQLLDQIS; this is encoded by the coding sequence ATGTTGACTAAGCGCAAAAGCCGAAGTGTTGCCGCTATTTTAGCTTTTTCTGGCACGCTGACAATTTCAGGTTTACATAAATTTTATTTGGGACAACCGCTTTGGGGTGTGTTGTATGTTTTGCTTTCTTGGACACCTATCCCTAAAGTAGCTAGTGCTATAGAGGGAGTTTGGTATTTAGCCCAAGATGAAGAAGCTTTTGATCGCAATTTTAATCTGGGTAAGTCAGCTGTGAAAATCTCGCAGCAAGCAAGCAATCAAGTAGGAGCGATCGCTGATGCTTTGCGTGAATTAGATGCTCTACGTCAGGATGGACTAATTTCTGAGTACGAATTTGAGCAAAAGCGCCGCCAGTTGCTCGACCAAATTTCTTAA
- a CDS encoding DUF1825 family protein, whose product MGFFDSDIVQQEAKQLFEDYQALIKLGNSYGKFDREGKKLFIEQMEAMMDRYRIFMKRFELSEDFMAQMTMEQLKSQLGQFGVTPQQMFEQTHFTLQRMKTELEKQP is encoded by the coding sequence ATGGGATTCTTTGACTCTGATATAGTTCAGCAAGAAGCAAAGCAACTGTTTGAAGATTATCAAGCATTAATCAAGCTTGGTAACAGCTACGGCAAATTTGACCGCGAGGGCAAAAAGCTGTTTATTGAACAGATGGAAGCCATGATGGATCGCTATCGCATCTTTATGAAGCGCTTCGAGCTATCAGAAGATTTTATGGCCCAAATGACTATGGAACAGCTCAAAAGTCAACTAGGTCAGTTTGGTGTAACTCCCCAACAGATGTTTGAACAAACGCATTTCACCCTGCAAAGGATGAAAACCGAGTTAGAAAAGCAGCCCTAA
- a CDS encoding penicillin-binding protein, which produces MSSSRTFENKQPQRRTSSGFEFLKGVGQITGGTLLSITMLTSSIVAGGLVGLAVSFRNLPDVRQLRNFFPSETTYIYDIKGKLLSSVHGEANREVVPLDRISPNLKRAVLASEDSHFYDHHGINPTGVGRAVVVNWVAGGVKEGGSTITMQLVKNLFLSQKRAFTRKLAEAVLAIRLEQILSKDQILEMYLNQVYWGHNNYGVQTAARSYFDKSAETLTLGESAMMAGLIQAPEEFSPFASMKLAKQKQKEVLGRMLELNWINQQEYDDALKQEIKLGRIRSFQGSALPYVTNTVAQELARKFGRDTLLKGGMRVQTTVDADFQRMAEDTVVKWHNTLLSQGLYKNQIALVAIDPRTHFVKALVGGVDPKTSEFNRATQAQRQPGSSFKPFVYYTGFASGKFTPDSTVVDAPVSYRDGNGWYFPRNYDGGFSGAMPIRTALAQSRNIPVIKVGKAVGMNKVIETCRTLGIMSPMEPVSSLPLGAIGVTPLEMASAYATFANYGWQSPSTVIARVTDSSGNVLLDNTPKPQLVLDPWASAAIIDVMQSVVTSGTGKNAAIGRPSAGKTGTTSSEKDIWYVGTVPQLTTAVWVGRDDNRQLASGATGGVMVAPIWRDFMQKALKGVPAEKFKSPSQFSRPKS; this is translated from the coding sequence GTGTCGTCTTCTAGGACTTTTGAAAATAAGCAGCCACAACGCCGGACTTCATCGGGTTTTGAGTTCTTAAAGGGAGTAGGCCAAATCACTGGCGGTACTCTGTTATCAATCACGATGTTGACAAGCTCCATTGTAGCTGGAGGGCTAGTTGGCTTAGCCGTTAGTTTCCGTAATTTGCCGGATGTAAGACAGCTACGTAACTTTTTCCCGTCAGAAACAACTTACATCTATGACATCAAGGGCAAACTATTAAGTAGTGTCCACGGAGAAGCCAACCGGGAAGTAGTACCCCTCGATAGAATTTCTCCTAATCTGAAACGGGCTGTATTAGCCAGCGAAGATAGTCATTTTTACGACCACCACGGTATAAACCCCACTGGCGTCGGACGTGCTGTGGTAGTCAACTGGGTGGCTGGTGGTGTCAAAGAAGGCGGTTCTACCATCACCATGCAGTTGGTGAAAAACTTATTTTTGTCTCAAAAACGTGCCTTCACCCGCAAACTAGCTGAGGCAGTACTAGCAATTAGGTTAGAGCAAATTCTCAGCAAAGACCAAATTTTAGAAATGTACCTCAATCAAGTTTATTGGGGTCATAACAACTATGGTGTACAGACGGCAGCACGGAGTTATTTTGATAAATCAGCGGAAACTTTAACTCTGGGCGAATCAGCGATGATGGCGGGTTTGATTCAAGCACCAGAAGAATTTAGCCCATTTGCCAGTATGAAGCTGGCAAAACAGAAACAAAAAGAAGTGCTGGGGCGAATGCTGGAATTGAACTGGATTAACCAGCAAGAGTACGATGATGCCCTCAAGCAAGAAATCAAACTAGGTAGAATCAGGTCGTTTCAAGGTAGTGCCCTACCTTATGTAACTAATACCGTAGCGCAGGAGTTAGCTAGGAAGTTTGGGCGTGACACCCTTCTCAAAGGTGGAATGCGGGTGCAGACTACAGTTGATGCTGATTTCCAAAGAATGGCCGAAGATACTGTTGTCAAGTGGCATAACACATTACTAAGTCAAGGATTATACAAAAATCAAATTGCCTTGGTGGCAATTGATCCGCGCACGCATTTTGTCAAAGCATTAGTGGGTGGTGTAGATCCCAAAACCAGCGAATTCAACCGTGCAACCCAAGCCCAGCGCCAACCTGGCTCTTCTTTTAAACCATTTGTATATTACACTGGTTTTGCAAGTGGGAAATTTACCCCAGATTCAACAGTAGTAGATGCCCCAGTCAGCTATCGAGATGGTAACGGTTGGTACTTCCCCAGAAACTATGATGGCGGCTTTAGTGGTGCAATGCCAATTCGCACCGCTTTAGCACAATCACGCAACATCCCAGTAATCAAGGTTGGTAAAGCTGTGGGGATGAATAAAGTCATAGAAACCTGCCGTACCTTGGGAATTATGAGTCCGATGGAACCTGTGAGTTCTTTACCTCTAGGTGCGATCGGTGTTACACCTCTAGAAATGGCTAGTGCCTATGCTACATTTGCTAATTATGGCTGGCAGTCGCCATCCACGGTCATTGCCCGTGTCACCGATAGTAGTGGCAACGTATTGCTAGATAATACACCTAAACCACAGTTAGTTCTCGATCCTTGGGCATCAGCAGCAATTATTGATGTGATGCAATCGGTAGTTACCAGTGGTACTGGTAAAAATGCTGCTATTGGCCGTCCAAGCGCTGGTAAGACGGGAACAACTTCCTCAGAAAAAGATATTTGGTATGTAGGTACTGTGCCGCAGTTAACTACAGCTGTCTGGGTAGGTAGAGACGATAACAGACAGTTGGCTAGCGGCGCCACCGGTGGGGTGATGGTGGCTCCCATCTGGCGTGATTTTATGCAAAAGGCCCTCAAAGGTGTACCTGCGGAAAAATTCAAGTCACCTTCTCAATTTAGCCGTCCAAAATCTTAA
- a CDS encoding tyrosine--tRNA ligase, translating to MTQNFSWLHRGTVEIFPQPTDADSESESLEKRLVTTNRPLRVKYGIDPTGADIHLGHSIPMRKLRAFQDAGHTAVLIIGDFTARIGDPTGKSEVRRQLTEAEVAQNAQSYLDQVRPILDFDTPGRLEVHYNSQWLSQLDLGKIVELLSTMTVGQMLAKEGFAERYKKESPIFIHEFLYPLMQGYDSVAIEADVELGGTDQKFNLAVGRDLQRHFGQKPQFGLLLPILIGTDGVQKMSKSLGNYVALSEHPAQKYQKLQAVADNQLQQYFELLTDLPLDKLPENPRDRQTLLAWEIVRQYHGETAANEAKEAAKTGGKEGAVPEFSLAGVSQFPAKLAYILCVSGLCKSTAEGKRKIQEGGVRLDCDRITDVDIAFQQPSDLHGKVLQVGKNKFVRLVS from the coding sequence ATGACGCAAAATTTTTCTTGGCTGCATCGTGGGACAGTGGAAATTTTCCCACAACCAACTGATGCTGACAGTGAAAGTGAAAGTTTAGAGAAACGCTTGGTAACTACTAACCGACCTTTAAGGGTCAAGTATGGAATTGACCCTACGGGTGCTGATATTCATCTTGGTCATAGCATACCAATGCGTAAACTGCGAGCATTTCAAGATGCTGGTCATACAGCAGTGCTAATTATTGGTGATTTTACGGCTCGCATCGGCGATCCAACAGGAAAATCTGAGGTGCGTCGCCAACTGACAGAAGCAGAAGTAGCGCAAAATGCTCAGAGTTACCTCGACCAAGTGCGCCCTATCTTGGATTTTGACACACCAGGAAGGTTGGAGGTGCATTATAACTCCCAATGGCTTTCCCAGCTTGATTTAGGGAAAATTGTGGAGTTACTCTCTACCATGACGGTGGGGCAGATGCTAGCCAAAGAGGGTTTTGCTGAACGTTATAAAAAAGAGAGTCCAATTTTTATTCATGAGTTCCTGTATCCATTAATGCAAGGCTATGATTCTGTTGCTATTGAAGCAGATGTGGAATTAGGAGGAACTGACCAGAAGTTTAACCTCGCCGTGGGACGAGATTTGCAACGGCATTTTGGACAAAAACCGCAATTTGGTTTGCTGCTGCCAATTTTAATTGGCACTGATGGTGTGCAGAAAATGTCCAAGTCACTAGGTAATTATGTGGCGTTGTCAGAACACCCTGCACAAAAATATCAGAAGCTACAAGCAGTTGCAGATAATCAACTACAACAGTATTTTGAACTGTTGACAGATTTACCTTTGGACAAACTGCCAGAAAATCCCCGCGATCGCCAGACACTTTTAGCATGGGAAATAGTCAGGCAATACCACGGCGAAACAGCAGCTAATGAAGCCAAAGAAGCAGCGAAAACAGGCGGTAAAGAAGGTGCAGTGCCAGAATTTTCTTTAGCAGGGGTGTCGCAGTTTCCTGCTAAGTTAGCTTATATTCTCTGTGTCAGTGGCTTGTGTAAAAGTACCGCAGAAGGCAAGCGGAAAATTCAAGAAGGTGGAGTGCGGCTAGATTGCGATCGCATCACCGATGTTGATATTGCTTTCCAGCAACCTAGTGATTTACACGGTAAAGTTTTACAAGTCGGTAAAAATAAGTTTGTCAGACTTGTATCTTGA